From the genome of Nocardia mangyaensis:
CCGTCGAAGGGACTGTCACCGGGCCAGGCGCAGCAGGGCAGCGCGCAGGTCGGGGCGTGGGGCGGGCGGGTCCATCTCCAGGAGCGCGGTCTCGGCGATCGCGGCGACCAGCAGGACCGCGACGGGTTCGGCGTCGGTCCAGCCCATCGCCACCAAATCGGCGAGCAGCAGGTCGGCGGCGGTGGCGTTGCGGGCCGTGACCTCGGTGTGGAGACCGGCGTCGGTGCGGGCCTGCACGAGCAGGGCTTTCGTCGCCGGTTCGGCCAGGCAGCCGTCGAGGTAGGTGGTGATCGCGGTCATGAGGCGCCGCTCGCCCGGGGGCAGGTCGGCGATCGCGGTCGCCACCTGATCGGCGAGGTCGTCGTGGAAAGCGCGGTGCAGGGCGAGGAGATAGGACTCACGGCTCGGCCAGTGCTGATAGAAGCTGCCCTTGGCCATCCGCGCCTCGGCGGTGATCGCGTTGACCGACAGCCTGCCCAGATTCTCGGTGGCAAGCAGTCGCCTGCCCGCGCCGAGCAGGGCGCGGCGGCCGGGTTCGGCGGATCTCATGACGGCGTTTCCGTACGGGCGGTGAGAAATGCGCGCACCGCGTCGAGGAAGCGCCCCGGCGTCTCGGCGAACGGTTCGTGCCGGGCCGCGAGCACCGCGACCTCGGCGTGCGGCAGGGCGCGGGCGATACCGCGCCGATTGAGCAGCCACGGATTGATGGGATCGTTGCGTCCCCAGACCACCAGCACCGGCAGATCCGGCAGCAACGGACCGGCCGCGGGCAGGTCCACCCGGGGATCGTCGAGGGTGCGCCACAGCCGGCGGTACACCGCGAGGCGGGTCGGGTCGCGGGGAATCGCCTCGGCCCGTTCGAGAATGGGCCGCAACCCGGCGTTGCGCGCGGAACCCAGATACATCCGTGCGCACGGCACGACCGCCCGACGTGCCACACCCGGACGCGCCATCACACGGAACAGCCCACGGCTCAACAGATTCCGCGGTGCGAACCCGGCGGGCTGCACCAGCACCAGCCCACGAACCCGAGCCTCGACCCGCTGCGCCAGCCGCACCGCCGCGTAGCCACCGACGCTGTTGCCGAGCACGGTGAAGGTACGGAAGCCGTTGTCGGTCAGTGCTTCTACTACCTGCTCCGCGATCTCACCGAGCGCCTCGACGGTGATCGCGTCGAGATCGGTGACCGTCGACTCGCCGTAGCCAGGCCAGTCGACCGCGGCGATCGCCCAGGTCTTTCCCAAAGTGGCGACGATCGGATCGAAATCGCGGTGGTCGCCAGGATTGGCGTGGAGCAGGAGCAGGCCGGGGGCCGCGCCGGGGAACCGTCCGCTCAGATGGACGGCCACATCGCCATGGGTCGTCCGGACCGTCACCGTGTCGCGGCGGGCCGGACCGGGCCCGCCGCCGTCGGGATCGAGTGCGTGGTCGTCCCCGTCGGGGTTCGATGCGCGGGAAGACTCCATGGCCCTGACGGTAGCCATGACCGACCGGTCGGTCAAGGGTTCGGACACGGTGAGACAAGCGGCGAGTGATCAGGGCTTGCGGGCGACGAGCAGATGGTGGGGAAGCGGTGGATTCGCCAGTGCGCGCCGCTCCACCGTCAGCCCGGCCGCGCTCAGCGCCTCGACGACCTCGTCGACGGGCCGCAAGGTGAATCCATAAGGAGTGAAAGGCATCTTGGCCATCGCCTCGGGATCACCGATGCCGACCACCGCGGTCCCGCCCGACCGGAGCACGCGCGCGAGTTCGGCACACGCAGCGGGCAGATCATCGAGGAAGTAGAGGGTGTTGACGGTGATCGCCGCGTCGAGGCTCGCCGCGGGCAGCGGGAGCGAGGCCAGGGAACCCTCCGCCAGTACGAGGCGCAGATCGGCCACCTCCGTCGTGAAACCGACGCGGGCGCGGGTGAGCATGTCGCGCGAGGGCTCGATGCCGTGCACCACGCCGTCGCGCCCGACACGGGTCAGCAGGAGCCCGAGCCCGACACCGCCGCCGAAGCCGATATCGGCGACCGTGGCACCCGCCGTCGGTGCCGCCGCGTCGACGGCCGCGGCGATGGCGCGTTTGTTCCCGCGGTTGAGCGCGACCGCCACGCCCTTGCCGAGCAGTCCGTGCGGATTGCCGAGCTGATCGGCGAGGGTGGTGAGCAGGCGATCCTTGACCCCGGTCATCCGCCCATCGTAGGGGTGGGCGCGTCGGATGAGTCGAATTCTTCCCCTGGGCCTCGAGATTGGGGTTCGATACGCCCGTGTCGTTCGTCACCCGCCATCGTGTCACCGCGTCCGCTCGCGCCGCCGCCCTCGCCCTCGCGCTCACCTGCGCGTCGATGGGTCCGGTCGGTGCCGATCCGGTATCGGGCCAGGTCACCGGGCCGCTCGCGGCACCGAATCCGTTCCTCGGTCCAGTCGGGACCGCGACGATGCACGGCGACGCGGGCTCCTCCGATGTCACCCCGCTGGCCGGGCCCGCACCCGGCGCCCCCGTCACTGTGTATCCGCTCGGCGCGGCCTGCCCGACGCTGCTCGAAGGGTCCGACGGCCTTGTCGTCGCCCTGTGCACGGCCATCGCCGGTCAGGCGCCGACGGTCTTCCTGCTCGATCCCGCCGCACCGGGTCCGCTCGCGGGCGCGCTCACCTCGCTGGCACTGACCAAGGGCAGTCTCCTCGGCGGCGTGTACGCCTATCTCGACAATGCCGACCGGCTGGTGCTGGTCGACGGCGATCGACGGCTGCTGCGGGTCGCGCACGAGCGCGCCGCCGACGGCGGGTGGCAGCTGAGCGCGACCGAGCAGGCCGACCTGTCGGGCGCGATTCCCGAGGGCGACAACGTGACCGGGCTCGTCCCCGACTGGTCGGGCAACGTCTGGTTCGCCACCGGCCACGGCCTGGTCGGGCTGGTGAACGCGGCGGGCCGGATCGAGACGGTGGCGCTGCCGTCCGGTGAGCAGATCGC
Proteins encoded in this window:
- a CDS encoding alpha/beta fold hydrolase — protein: MESSRASNPDGDDHALDPDGGGPGPARRDTVTVRTTHGDVAVHLSGRFPGAAPGLLLLHANPGDHRDFDPIVATLGKTWAIAAVDWPGYGESTVTDLDAITVEALGEIAEQVVEALTDNGFRTFTVLGNSVGGYAAVRLAQRVEARVRGLVLVQPAGFAPRNLLSRGLFRVMARPGVARRAVVPCARMYLGSARNAGLRPILERAEAIPRDPTRLAVYRRLWRTLDDPRVDLPAAGPLLPDLPVLVVWGRNDPINPWLLNRRGIARALPHAEVAVLAARHEPFAETPGRFLDAVRAFLTARTETPS
- a CDS encoding class I SAM-dependent methyltransferase, producing MTGVKDRLLTTLADQLGNPHGLLGKGVAVALNRGNKRAIAAAVDAAAPTAGATVADIGFGGGVGLGLLLTRVGRDGVVHGIEPSRDMLTRARVGFTTEVADLRLVLAEGSLASLPLPAASLDAAITVNTLYFLDDLPAACAELARVLRSGGTAVVGIGDPEAMAKMPFTPYGFTLRPVDEVVEALSAAGLTVERRALANPPLPHHLLVARKP
- a CDS encoding TetR/AcrR family transcriptional regulator; amino-acid sequence: MRSAEPGRRALLGAGRRLLATENLGRLSVNAITAEARMAKGSFYQHWPSRESYLLALHRAFHDDLADQVATAIADLPPGERRLMTAITTYLDGCLAEPATKALLVQARTDAGLHTEVTARNATAADLLLADLVAMGWTDAEPVAVLLVAAIAETALLEMDPPAPRPDLRAALLRLAR